In Quercus robur chromosome 10, dhQueRobu3.1, whole genome shotgun sequence, a genomic segment contains:
- the LOC126704030 gene encoding uncharacterized protein LOC126704030, with the protein MVEMKENMRKANLEEDLVHRPDSPFTASINGHPLPPKFKLPSLDSYDGTRDPFDHISTFKTTMHLQGVPNEIMCRAFPTTLKGPTRVWFGKIPPNSVSSFEELSKLFVNNFIGGQRHNSSSLLNIEQGEKKRLRSFITRFNREALVVDKMDDKLLLAAFHNGVNSDLSIHKLYKQEPETMAELVHSTQNFMNAEDAIIAKKWKRIEKMEANRHSKQGPCPKKGQMDDKKRPR; encoded by the coding sequence ATGGTAGAGATGAAAGAGAACATGAGAAAAGCGAATCTTGAAGAAGATTTGGTCCACAGACCTGACTCCccctttacggcttccatcaacggtcacccTCTACCACcaaagttcaagttgccttctctAGATTCATATGATGGGACACGAGACCCTTTTGATCACATTTCCACCTTCAAGACCACTATGCATCTTCAAGGGGTTCCCAATGAAATaatgtgtagagccttccctaccaccCTCAAGGGCCCAACACGAGTGTGGTTCGgcaaaatacccccaaattcAGTAAGTTCTTTTGAAGAATTAAGCAAGTTGTTTGTCAAtaacttcatcggaggacagaGACACAACTCTTCTAGCCTGTTGAACATAGAACagggggaaaagaaaagattgcGGTCCTTCATCACCCGCTTTAATAGGGAAGCCTTGGTGGTGGACAAGATGGACGATAAGTTGCTATTGGCAGCTTTCCATAATGGAGTTAATTCAGATTTGTCCATCCATAAGCTTTACAAGCAAGAGCCTGAAACTATGGCTGAACTTGTCCATTCCACTCAGAACTTTATGAACGCAGAAGATGCGATCATAGCCAAGAAGTGGAAGAGAATTGAGAAAATGGAAGCGAACCGCCACTCTAAACAAGGCCCTTGTCCAAAGAAGGGACAGATGGATGATAAAAAAAGACCGAGATAA